A genomic region of Lytechinus pictus isolate F3 Inbred chromosome 2, Lp3.0, whole genome shotgun sequence contains the following coding sequences:
- the LOC129254852 gene encoding probable thiopurine S-methyltransferase — MPKLEEWSEGWSEGRTSFHRTYVHKSLLEFQSKLLVKKPSRVLVPLCGKTLDMRWLAEEGHEVVGVEGVLQAVMEFFQEQDLSYKESDIPGITDGKLFENEDKKIKIYLCDFFKFSKDFAGQFDAIWDRGSLVAVDPSSQQQYTDVLLSVLSPGGRILNEVFEYSREEKPKGPPNTLPDEVIQKLYGEKFSIELLADNDHMNQHFKDQGLTWMRQHIRIMTLK, encoded by the exons ATGCCTAAACTAGAGGAATGGTCAGAAGGGTGGTCAGAGGGCAGAACATCGTTCCACCGGACATATGTTCACAA GTCATTGCTAGAATTTCAGAGCAAACTCCTGGTGAAGAAGCCTAGTCGGGTTCTTGTTCCACTATGTGGGaaaacattggatatgagaTG GCTTGCTGAAGAAGGTCATGAGGTTGTTGGAGTAGAAGGTGTTCTTCAAGCTGTCATGGAATTCTTTCAAGAACAAGATCTCTCCTACAAAGAAAGTGATATCCCTGGGATCACAGATGGCAAACTATTTGAG AATGAAGACAAGAAGATAAAAATATACCTGTGTGACTTCTTTAAATTCTCTAA AGATTTTGCAGGTCAGTTTGATGCTATTTGGGACCGAGGTTCTCTTGTTGCTGTCGATCCCTCATCACAACAGCA ATATACAGACGTCCTACTCTCAGTACTGTCCCCAGGAGGGCGCATTCTGAATGAGGTGTTTGAGTACAGCCGAGAGGAAAAACCAAAAG GACCTCCCAATACATTGCCTGATGAAGTTATACAAAAGTTATATG GAGAGAAATTTTCCATCGAGCTTTTAGCAGACAATGATCACATGAACCAGCATTTCAAAGACCAAGGGCTGACGTGGATGAGACAGCATATACGCATCATGACCCTCAAATAA